A window of Clostridium botulinum BKT015925 contains these coding sequences:
- the fliO gene encoding flagellar biosynthetic protein FliO, whose protein sequence is MGIKETIEMFIKVVIFLPFIIFMIYLFFKYGGAKLQEIQNGKYMKILDRMPLSKDNSLLVVKIGEKGYVISSTQGKVDILMELNEEELLKVEESNKIQEYTSIKEAIKKLKFKKEDLQ, encoded by the coding sequence ATGGGAATAAAAGAAACAATAGAGATGTTTATAAAAGTGGTGATTTTTCTCCCTTTTATAATATTTATGATATATCTATTTTTCAAATATGGTGGAGCAAAATTACAGGAAATACAAAACGGTAAGTATATGAAAATATTAGATAGAATGCCTCTTAGTAAAGACAATAGTCTTTTGGTAGTTAAAATTGGAGAAAAGGGCTATGTTATATCTTCAACTCAAGGAAAAGTTGATATATTAATGGAGCTTAATGAAGAAGAATTATTAAAAGTTGAAGAATCAAATAAGATTCAAGAGTACACAAGTATAAAAGAAGCTATAAAAAAACTCAAGTTTAAAAAGGAAGATTTACAATGA
- a CDS encoding flagellar hook protein FlgE, producing MLRSMYAGISGMKVNQTKLDVTGNNIANVSTTGFKSSRVRFKDMLSQNMGEAVGPGRNQGGVNGKQVGLGVQVAGIDSVMSQGMMQPTSRNLDVAMDGTGYFIVAKGALPESNAGGIAVSESDHTMSGGAFQVNYTRDGSFTLDHQGNLLTSDGYRVMGYAINEIDDKGKAVGELSIDYSKNGATSFVNADGKYGLKATNTIVPLRIPDSVHVKATKIAKDDASKVEMDFIGNGSMDKITTKAKIDTEGTTFEGESNFNIKIKNIKQDDGTFKKALLINGEQLLKEDGSVEDFKTTLELGDIEGHLKGKNGWDKEPDATKKDALEKQAKEQALKIFGKNTKVNITEPVIPAGEDESKFSWSFTLVAEGDKKLRSFSIEKDGLVKGVLDDGTVTALGQIATASFKNQEGLKKEGKNLFSNTANSGVPTVRSGLGAPKNLDNGDGYGEMLQGMLEMSNVDLAEQFTDMIVTTRAFQASGKMISTGDEILQDIINLKR from the coding sequence ATGTTAAGATCAATGTATGCTGGAATCAGCGGAATGAAAGTAAATCAAACAAAGCTTGATGTTACAGGTAACAATATAGCTAATGTTAGTACAACAGGGTTTAAAAGTTCAAGAGTTAGATTTAAAGATATGTTAAGTCAAAACATGGGAGAAGCTGTTGGACCTGGAAGAAATCAAGGTGGTGTTAACGGTAAGCAAGTAGGACTTGGAGTTCAAGTTGCAGGTATAGATAGTGTAATGAGCCAAGGAATGATGCAACCAACAAGCAGAAATCTAGACGTTGCAATGGATGGAACAGGATATTTTATAGTAGCAAAAGGAGCATTGCCAGAAAGTAATGCAGGTGGAATTGCTGTTAGTGAAAGTGATCATACAATGAGTGGAGGAGCTTTCCAAGTAAATTACACAAGAGACGGATCATTCACATTAGACCATCAAGGAAACCTTTTAACTTCTGATGGATATAGAGTTATGGGATATGCAATAAATGAAATTGATGATAAGGGAAAAGCTGTAGGAGAACTTAGTATAGATTATAGCAAAAATGGTGCAACAAGTTTTGTAAATGCAGATGGAAAGTATGGATTAAAAGCAACTAATACAATAGTACCATTAAGAATTCCAGATAGTGTTCATGTAAAAGCTACAAAAATAGCAAAGGATGATGCGTCAAAAGTAGAAATGGATTTTATAGGAAATGGATCTATGGATAAAATTACAACTAAGGCAAAGATTGATACAGAAGGGACAACGTTTGAAGGCGAAAGTAATTTTAATATTAAAATAAAAAATATTAAACAAGATGATGGTACCTTTAAAAAAGCACTTTTAATTAATGGAGAACAATTATTAAAGGAAGATGGTTCAGTAGAAGATTTTAAAACAACTTTAGAATTAGGCGACATTGAAGGCCATCTAAAAGGTAAAAATGGATGGGATAAGGAACCAGACGCTACTAAAAAAGATGCTTTAGAAAAACAAGCTAAAGAACAGGCCTTGAAAATATTTGGTAAAAATACTAAGGTGAATATAACAGAGCCTGTTATACCAGCAGGAGAAGATGAATCTAAGTTTTCTTGGTCATTTACGCTAGTAGCTGAAGGAGATAAAAAACTTAGAAGTTTCTCAATAGAAAAAGATGGTCTAGTTAAAGGTGTACTTGATGATGGTACTGTTACAGCTCTTGGTCAAATAGCCACAGCATCATTTAAAAACCAAGAAGGATTAAAAAAAGAAGGTAAAAACTTATTCTCTAATACAGCTAACTCAGGAGTTCCTACAGTTAGAAGTGGACTTGGTGCACCTAAGAACTTGGATAATGGAGATGGATATGGTGAAATGCTACAAGGTATGCTTGAAATGTCAAACGTTGACCTTGCAGAACAGTTCACAGATATGATAGTAACAACAAGAGCTTTTCAAGCTAGTGGTAAGATGATCTCAACTGGAGATGAAATTCTTCAAGATATTATAAATCTTAAGAGATAG
- a CDS encoding OmpA family protein, which translates to MSRRKKAQQSEGGGEEWLQTYADTITLLLTFFVLLYASSSIDAVKFNKISSSLQSVLSGSNSNSILDFNSNGEVPIVGPPQEMGPKSGGGNEAMYGKVKEFMDKNKLDNTVQVKRDARGIIIELKDNILFDSAQAEIKAPSKEILDKISRLLESVPNGIIIEGHTDNVPIHNTKYESNWELSTQRAVNVLKYFVESKGLAPDKFQAAGYGEFHPIEKNDNYADRAKNRRVNILITASEKEKK; encoded by the coding sequence ATGTCTAGGAGAAAAAAAGCGCAACAAAGTGAAGGTGGCGGTGAAGAATGGTTACAAACATACGCAGATACAATTACTTTGTTACTTACTTTCTTTGTTCTGTTATATGCATCCTCTAGTATAGATGCTGTTAAATTTAATAAAATTTCATCATCATTGCAAAGTGTACTTAGTGGAAGTAATAGTAATTCAATATTAGATTTCAATTCAAATGGAGAAGTTCCTATTGTAGGACCACCACAAGAAATGGGACCAAAATCAGGTGGCGGCAATGAAGCTATGTATGGTAAAGTCAAAGAATTTATGGATAAAAATAAATTAGACAATACAGTACAAGTAAAAAGAGATGCTAGAGGTATAATTATCGAGCTTAAAGATAATATCTTATTTGATAGTGCACAAGCAGAAATAAAAGCCCCAAGTAAAGAAATATTGGATAAAATATCAAGACTTCTAGAATCGGTTCCTAATGGAATAATTATAGAAGGTCATACAGATAATGTGCCAATACATAATACTAAGTATGAAAGCAATTGGGAATTATCAACTCAAAGAGCTGTTAATGTTTTAAAATACTTTGTTGAAAGTAAGGGACTTGCACCAGATAAGTTTCAAGCAGCAGGATATGGAGAATTTCATCCTATAGAGAAAAATGATAATTATGCAGATAGAGCAAAAAATAGAAGAGTAAATATACTAATAACAGCAAGTGAAAAGGAGAAGAAATAA
- a CDS encoding flagellar FlbD family protein: protein MISLRGLNQKQLYLNEDHIEKIEEVPETLITLTNGKKYIVLEPTQEVIDKIIEFKRKIFTVGL, encoded by the coding sequence ATGATAAGTTTAAGGGGATTAAATCAAAAGCAATTATATTTAAATGAAGATCATATTGAAAAAATAGAAGAAGTTCCAGAAACATTGATTACACTTACTAATGGAAAAAAATACATCGTGCTTGAACCTACTCAGGAAGTAATAGATAAAATAATAGAGTTCAAGAGAAAAATTTTTACAGTAGGTTTATAG
- a CDS encoding motility protein A, whose product MKRQDILTLVGMVAGFGVIVYGMLGGGGTFGMFVDVPSLGITVGGSFCSLLVNYPVNELKRIFKVLAQSFKETSMSGLDIVRQFGELSKKARREGLLSLEEDIERVEDAYLKKGLRMVVDGIEPETIREILELEVGEMEKRHKDGADVLKAWGGYAPAFGMLGTLIGLIQMLANLDDPSNLGPGMGKALITTFYGSLMASLILNPMAANLMYKSSQEVTIREMMLEGVLAIQSGVNPRIVEEKLVSYLNPVDKQIYSETQAASEVGADV is encoded by the coding sequence ATGAAAAGACAGGATATTCTAACTCTTGTAGGTATGGTAGCCGGATTTGGAGTTATAGTGTATGGTATGCTAGGTGGTGGTGGAACATTTGGGATGTTTGTAGATGTTCCGTCTCTTGGAATAACCGTAGGGGGATCGTTTTGTTCACTACTAGTAAATTATCCAGTAAATGAGCTTAAAAGAATTTTTAAGGTGCTTGCTCAATCATTTAAAGAAACTAGTATGTCAGGACTAGATATTGTAAGGCAATTTGGAGAATTATCTAAAAAAGCAAGAAGAGAAGGATTATTATCTCTTGAAGAAGATATTGAAAGAGTTGAAGATGCTTACTTAAAGAAAGGTCTTCGTATGGTTGTAGATGGTATAGAACCTGAAACTATAAGGGAAATACTTGAGCTTGAAGTTGGTGAAATGGAAAAAAGACATAAAGATGGTGCTGATGTTTTAAAAGCTTGGGGTGGATATGCACCTGCTTTTGGTATGTTAGGTACACTTATAGGACTTATACAAATGCTTGCAAATTTAGATGACCCATCAAACTTAGGACCTGGAATGGGTAAAGCGTTAATAACTACATTTTATGGATCTTTGATGGCAAGTTTGATTTTAAATCCTATGGCTGCAAATCTTATGTATAAGAGTAGTCAAGAAGTTACTATTAGAGAAATGATGTTAGAAGGTGTACTAGCTATTCAATCAGGAGTAAATCCAAGAATTGTTGAAGAAAAACTTGTATCTTATTTAAATCCAGTAGATAAGCAGATTTATTCTGAAACACAAGCAGCTAGTGAGGTGGGAGCAGATGTCTAG
- the fliQ gene encoding flagellar biosynthesis protein FliQ, with translation MSEEMVIGILKDAMYTGIMASAPILIVSIVIGLVISIFQATTQIQEQTLTFVPKLIGVAVVGLITAKFMNHTVVGFTERIFAMIANISH, from the coding sequence ATGAGTGAAGAGATGGTAATTGGAATATTAAAAGATGCTATGTATACAGGAATTATGGCATCAGCTCCTATTTTAATAGTATCTATAGTTATAGGTCTTGTAATAAGTATTTTTCAAGCGACCACTCAAATTCAAGAACAAACATTAACATTTGTTCCTAAATTAATTGGAGTTGCAGTGGTTGGGCTTATTACAGCTAAGTTTATGAATCATACTGTAGTAGGATTTACTGAAAGGATATTTGCAATGATTGCAAATATAAGTCATTAG
- a CDS encoding flagellar basal body-associated FliL family protein gives MAEAENKSGGKGNILKIIIIVLLAAILLGGGTFAGYLVASKNKPQSSAANLSVIQNTLNQKTFALDEFLVNLKSDDGSNRYLKTKVSVGYADIKENAKLQDELTTKKAIARDAINAILRSKKKEDFATSAQVEKIKEEIKSKVNPLLQDGQIINVYFSEIIIQ, from the coding sequence ATGGCTGAAGCAGAAAATAAATCAGGCGGAAAAGGAAATATATTAAAAATTATAATAATTGTTTTATTAGCAGCAATTCTTCTTGGAGGAGGAACATTTGCAGGATATCTTGTAGCTTCTAAAAATAAACCTCAAAGTTCAGCTGCCAATTTAAGTGTAATTCAAAATACTTTAAATCAAAAAACTTTTGCTTTAGATGAATTTTTAGTAAATTTAAAATCAGATGATGGATCTAATAGATACCTAAAAACAAAAGTATCTGTAGGATATGCAGATATTAAAGAAAATGCAAAACTTCAAGATGAATTAACTACAAAAAAAGCAATTGCTAGAGATGCAATTAATGCGATATTAAGATCTAAAAAGAAAGAAGATTTTGCTACAAGTGCACAAGTTGAAAAAATCAAAGAAGAAATAAAAAGTAAGGTTAATCCTTTGCTTCAAGATGGTCAAATAATTAATGTTTATTTCTCAGAAATAATAATCCAATAG
- a CDS encoding TIGR02530 family flagellar biosynthesis protein, whose amino-acid sequence MGYRIVNGNLYPVGNFPEATLERKEVNKKQTDSFGQLLKNELNKEPNENFDFKISNHAAKRLQDRNIMLSQKDMENINKGIDLAKEKGAKDSVILYKNIALVTNIKNRTIITAVDKEISKENVFTNIDSVVLL is encoded by the coding sequence ATGGGATATAGAATTGTAAATGGAAATTTATATCCAGTAGGAAATTTTCCAGAAGCTACTTTGGAAAGAAAAGAAGTTAATAAAAAGCAGACAGATTCTTTTGGACAACTATTAAAAAATGAATTAAATAAAGAACCAAATGAAAATTTTGACTTTAAAATCTCAAATCATGCTGCAAAAAGACTTCAAGATAGAAATATAATGCTATCACAAAAAGATATGGAAAACATAAATAAAGGAATTGATTTAGCAAAAGAAAAAGGAGCTAAAGATTCAGTAATTCTTTATAAAAACATAGCATTAGTTACAAATATTAAAAATAGAACAATAATAACTGCAGTAGATAAAGAAATATCAAAAGAAAATGTTTTTACAAATATAGATAGCGTGGTTTTATTATAG
- the fliP gene encoding flagellar type III secretion system pore protein FliP (The bacterial flagellar biogenesis protein FliP forms a type III secretion system (T3SS)-type pore required for flagellar assembly.), translating to MKKRKFSLFILIVFALVILGATKAYAAPDTIPVPKVNISVDKATNPKDYVDNIKLLVMLTVLSLLPSFLVMMTSFTRIIIVLGFMRNALGTQQAPPNQILIGIALFLTIFIMAPTYKTINKEAIKPFLENKITGQQAMDNASKPMREFMLKQTRDKDLELFLDVSKTDKTKITKDNVPMYVVIPSFIISELKTAFKIGFLLYIPFLIIDIVVASVLMSMGMFMLPPVMISLPFKILLFVMVDGWYLLVKSLIMGYSS from the coding sequence ATGAAGAAAAGGAAGTTTAGTTTATTTATTTTAATTGTATTTGCTCTTGTGATTTTAGGAGCTACAAAAGCATATGCTGCTCCAGATACAATACCTGTACCTAAAGTTAATATTTCCGTAGATAAAGCTACAAATCCTAAAGATTATGTAGATAATATAAAATTACTTGTTATGTTAACTGTACTTTCTCTGCTCCCATCGTTTCTAGTCATGATGACTAGTTTTACTAGAATAATTATAGTTTTAGGTTTTATGAGAAATGCACTAGGAACTCAACAGGCGCCACCTAATCAAATTTTAATAGGAATAGCATTATTCCTAACAATTTTTATAATGGCGCCTACATATAAAACCATCAATAAAGAAGCTATAAAACCATTTCTAGAAAATAAGATAACAGGTCAGCAAGCTATGGATAATGCTTCGAAGCCTATGCGAGAGTTTATGTTAAAGCAAACTAGAGATAAAGATTTAGAATTATTTTTAGATGTTTCAAAAACAGATAAAACAAAAATAACAAAAGATAATGTTCCTATGTATGTTGTTATTCCATCATTCATAATTAGTGAACTTAAAACAGCTTTTAAAATAGGATTCTTACTTTATATACCATTCTTGATAATTGATATTGTTGTGGCAAGTGTTCTTATGTCTATGGGAATGTTTATGTTGCCTCCGGTTATGATTTCACTACCATTTAAAATTTTATTATTTGTTATGGTAGATGGATGGTATTTACTGGTCAAGTCCTTAATAATGGGATATTCGTCGTGA